Sequence from the Clostridium saccharobutylicum DSM 13864 genome:
AATAGTGAAGTCAATTTCACTTTTTTTGATGCAAAAGGAAATCAGCTTATACAAAATCAAGATATAGATAATGTGCTCAAACAACGTTTTGATGCTTTAATAATAAATTTTGCAGATATAAGATCAGACTCGATAAGTGATATTATTACAAGGATAACTAAAAGAAATATTCCATTAATAATCTTGGGCGATCCTACTGAATCTTTACTAAATCTTGTTAAACTTAATAATAAAGCCATTTTTATATCATCAGATAATGAGCAGTGTGGTAATTTACAAGGACAAATTATTGTTAATGAATGGAATCATAATAAAGCATCTATAGATAAAAATAATGATAATATATTGCAATATATTATGTTACGTGGAAGGAATAATAATGTAGCTGCTGATATTAGAACAAAATACTCCATTTCGGCAATTAATAATGCTGGAATAAAAACAGAAAAAATTGAAACAGCATATGGTGGTTGGGATGAGGAGACTGCAAAAACTGCTATTGAATCTTTGTTTTTAACATATAATGATAAAATTGAAGCTATAATTTCAAATAACGACGCTATGGCAATAGGTGCAGTTAAGGCTCTTCAAAAATATGGATTTAACAATGGTAATAAAGAAAAAACTATTCCTATTGTAGGGGCTGATGGAATACCTGAAGCTATAGACTTAATAAAAAAAGGCTTTATGACTGGCACCACTATTCAAGATCCTAATGCTACAGCTAAAGCTCTTTATAAAGTTGGACTTAATTTATCATTAGGTAAATATGCTCTTGAAGACACTGATTACAAATTTGATTCAACTGGAATTACAATTCGTCTTCCTTTCGCTGAATATAAACCTTAAGCTTAAATAAATTATTTAAAATAACTTCCAGAGTTAGATATTTAGTTATAAGTTTATCTATATAAAAATGAAATCCAAGGCACCTACCTTGGATTTCATTCTTAATAATTTTTTGTTAAATGCTAGTTACTGCTTTAATACATGTTGCAGTATTAATTTTTCAGTAAAATTAAATTACTGTTACATCTTTTGATGTAAATTATTCTTTACAACATATATATATTAATTAAAATATTTTTTATTACTAATTTGAAAAATCTTGTGTTCCCATATATTTGCCATTACCATAAACAACACCTATACCAACTTTAGTAAATGAAGGATTCATCATGTTTGCTTTATGACCTGGAGAATTCCACCATTGATTGAATAACTCAACTGCATCAGAAGTGTTATATGCTATATTTTCACCACTTGTAGTGTAGCTATATCCTAATGTTTTTAACCAATCTGCCCAGTTAGTTCCCTCTGGAGTTGTGTGACTAAAGTAATTATATTGGATCATATGGTCACTCTTATATCTTGCTACTTTTATCAAAGTGTTGTCCAATGTTAATGGTTTCAAACCAGCTTCTACTCTCTTTTGATTCATTAAATCAAGAATTTGTTGTTCACCACTAGTTTGTACACTTATAGAATAAGTCTTAGGTAATTGTGGTAACCCTTGTACATCAACTGAAGTTGAATCTGTATTTGCATTGTTTGTAGTTCCTGTATTAGTTGTTTTTGTACTTGTTGTGTTTGATGTAGTGCTTGTACCTGTTGTGTTTTTTGTTGTATTTGCCGTAGTTGTAGTGTTTACGTTTCCTGTTGAAGTAGTAGTTGCCGTATTACTGTTGCTTCCTGAAGTAGTAGTTGTTTGATTATTTGAATCAATTGTTTTATTTCCACTTGTTACTGTAGAAGTTTGATTGTTAACCTTTACTGCAGTGTTATTTGAATCAAATATTACATCAGGTGTTGGAGCGTTAGTTCCGATTACTTGTCCATTAGAGGAAACCTTATATGTTGCATTATTCACTATAACCTTACCTGTTTGCATTGCTCCAGAATTATTTAAACAATAAGTTTTACCATTAACATTAATAACTCCTGTTTGCATTGCTCCATTGTTATCTAAGTAATACCAATTACCATTATCCTTAACCCATCCTGTTTTTGCATTTCCTGTTGTATCGCCATAAGACCAAGTTCCATTGTTGAATGTCCAACCTGCCTTTGATATTGTGTTGGAAATTAAGTTATAATAGTTGCTATTTGTTGAAGTATTACTTGCTGCCGATACTCCTAATGGTGTTAGAGTAGTCATTGTTGCTGCAACAACAACCGCTGTCACTATCTTTTTTAAAAAAGCTTTCTTCATTAGTTTTTCTCCTTTGTTTCGCTTATTTGACACCTCATATTCTTGTTAATATTTTTTAATTTAGTGAGTGTGTCCATGCCTCTATGGTACCATGTTTTCGACATTTTTCAACACTCTAATTCCTTGGATAATTGTATTAAAAGATATTAACTTTAAATAACTGCGGTTTTCTCTTACTTTTGCTCATATGCACCACAATATGCTTCCATCCCTATGACTGCAAAGGATTACCCCGTATAATTATTTTAAAGCTTTGTTATAATCACATTTAAAAAATATATATTCTAAAGACTTTTTTTTACATTTCAACGATAAATAATTGAAATTCTAAAAAATAATTGCGTTTAAATATTTAATCTCTTCAATACATAAATATTTAAATTTTATAGATAACCAATTAGGAGATGTGACTTGTATATATAAAAATATATACATTTACTAAACTAAAAATTATTTATATCTATAAACATTTTGCTATATATCTATTAAGTTTTGCTAGAGAGGCTTTTTTTCTTCTTATTATTGTTGTATATGGAATGTTCTTTAATGAAGAATAAGAGGCTGCTGAATTGTTTTTTAAGAATATGAAATAAATGAGTTCTTTTTCTTCATCATTTAAAATGCTAAGTGCTAATTTTAAGGATTCATAATCGCATTTATTACAAAGGATATCTTCTAAATTTTCTTCATTTGATACTAAATTTTGTTCTAGATTGTCAGAAAGACAAAGTACTTCTTGCCCCTCAAAAGAACTTCTATTTTTAAATTTTCTAATTAAATCATTTATATTATTTTTAATTGCATTCGTTGCATATGATACAAATCTGTGATTTTGTAAGTTATACATTAATAAACATTTAAACAGTGTTTTATAACATTCATTTTGAATATCATTTTTATCATAACCATGAATAAATGTTCTTTTGCAAATGTTTATTATTAACGGCCGAAATTCTTGTGCTAATTTTTCTTTAGAGCATTCATCGTTTGTCTTTGCTTTTGACACTAAATCTTCTATATATTCGTAATCCATATTAACACCTCCATTTAAATCACATTTCTAAATCCCTTATTTTTAAATTACATAACAATTTCTAATTGTGAATCTTACATAAGTTTTAACCGTCAAAAGCCATTATTTGTAAACCACTTTTCTCAAATAATTAAATTATATTTAACTATTTGGGATACGAAATTTTCATATAAATATCACTGTTGTGGATTTCAATATAATAAAGAAATAAATATAAAAAATATTTAGATGCATTAAAAATACAAAAGTATTGATCATTAAGGTGAGAATTTATTCAAATAGAATATAAAAATATTTAAGTATTAACTCAAATGGTGTTAGAAAACATATACTTTTCATACAAACAATAGGAATATATAGCATAAGCAGGCAAAATTGTAAGATATCTAGAGAAAAGCATATTATTCTTGCTATAGAATAACTTTGAGCTATTTGAAATCGATTATAATGTTAGATAAAATGTTAAGGGACTTTAAAGGGAAAATAGGGGAGGTAATTATGAAAAATTCAAAAAAAATTTTAGCAGTTGCATTGGTAACTGTAATGTCTGGAACTATGTTAATTTCATGTGGTAAGCCTAAAACATCACCAGAGGATACTGCGAAGATTTATTTAGACGTTGTTTTAAAAAATGACAAGACTAATATGGACAAGATTGGAATGACAGAAGACGATTATAACACTCATGCGAATAAGGAAAAAGATTTATTAATGGGAGAATTCGAAACTTCAAGTGCTAACAGCAATATATTAACAGATGAAATTAAGACTAATTTAGAAAATAATATTTCAACTGGAATGTCTAAATTAGACTATGAAGTAACTCCTGTATCAACAGACAAAGATACTGCAAAAGTTAATGTAAAAATTAATTGTTTTAAATTCAGTAAACTTGTAGCAAATGAACAGCAGAAAATAACAGAAGAAGTTACTGCTAATCCGTCAATGACTGAAAATGAAATAATACAAGAATCACTTAAAATTGCTGGTGAAGAAATTGCTGCTGGTCCAGAAAAAGATGACACAACAACTGTAGAAGTTAATTTAACTAAGAAAAATAATATATGGGTACCTGATGATAACTTCGAAAATGATATTTCTAAAGTTGCAATATCAATGAATTAGAAACATAAATAAAGTTCTAAAGTAATTTTGAAAAAATCACTTTAGAACTTTTTTGTTTCAAAATTTAGATAAACAACTTAGAGTTATTTGTATAATATAACTTATGTTTTTAAGCCAAAGTCCAAACCTTAAATCTTTTATTTACAAAATTTCATCTAAATACATTAATACTTTACATAACGTGTGACTTATTATGATATATATACTACAATTAATAGTATAACTAACCATTAAAATAAAATATAAATTAATTATCTTAATTACGATTATACAGAATGAAAGGATTTAGTAGATATGGGCGATAATTTAAAAATAATATCTAATATATTTAGAAAAGGCAATCTTAATGATTTATGTTTTACGTTCTTTAAAGGAAATTTATTGATTAAGAAAAAAGATGATAATATAACTATTCCAATATTTGATGACATTAAAAAATTAAACATTAAATATGAAAATGAATTTTTTATAGGGACAATTGATAAGAAATCTTGTTTTGCTGTTGAAGCTGTTGGAGAAGTTGATTTATTGGGTGATTTTGAAATAATACCTTTATATGAGTTCGGATCATTTGTTAAGGAAGAATTATTTTTAGCAGCGGGAAGAGCTACTCAAATATTAAATTGGGATAAAACCCATAGATTTTGTGGAAAATGTGGTTCTAAAACAGAAAACAAAAATGATGAAATAGCTAAAGTTTGTCCTAATTGCAATAATGTAATGTATCCTGTGATTTGTCCAGCTATAATAGTTGCAGTTATTAATGGTGATAAAATACTTCTTGCTCATAATAAAGGATTTAAAAATAATAAATATAGTTTAATTGCTGGATTTGTAGAAGCAGGTGAAGATTTAGAAAGTGCTGTAAAACGTGAAGTCTTCGAAGAAGTTGGCATAAAAATAAAAAATATCAATTATTATACAAGTTCACCTTGGTCATTTCCTAATTCATTAATGATCGGATTTACTGCCGAATATGAATCTGGTGAAATTAAAGTTGATGGAGAAGAAATACTACATGCTGATTGGTTCACAAAAGATAACTTTCCAAATATTCCAGACAAATTTACCCTTGCACGAAAAATAATAGATAGCTTTACAGATAAACAACTTGAAATTTAAACTTATGTAGTGGCTTACCGAAATTAGGGATATGTTATTGTTCCGGTTTCTAAGGAATTTTCATGGATGATTCTAAGAGCATAAGTTGCATCCAAAACGCTAGCCTCAAATTCAAGCTTTGAACTAGCATATTGGGAACAACTTATGCTCTAAGAATCAAAACCATAAAAATTCCTAATGAAACACTTCCCAAAAACATATCCCTAATTTCTAGTATAGATGCGAATTAAAGTTTAAAAGTACGTATATATATTTTAATTATAAGTCTAATTCTTAAATTAACGCGTTGTGCTAGTTAACTTTAATATAAAATAATCTGCTTCGCAGACTGTAAGTCTGTTCTACTTCTAAAAATCATCCACAGATTTGACTGCATTATAATTTCCTAAAAAATAAAAAACTCTAACAAAATCAAATCATCCAAATTATAATTAAATTAACAAAAGTACAATAATATAGGACATATAAATTGCTACAATTACAGAAATATCAGTATTTTTTGAATTTCAATTAGGATCATTATCTATAAATAAACAAACTACTACTTATGTAATTATTTCAACTAGAAAGAAGCTGAATTCTTTTTCGGAGTGTTGCATTTATAATTTTGCTGTAGATATTTCTTCAGCAAAAGTTGTTCTATTTCTGCTTGAGGAGCATGCATGAATAGGTCAACTTCTGCTGATATAAATCCACATCCGAATTATATAGCAACCGAGAAAAAGAATGCAACTTCTTTCGGTAAGTTATTACCTAAGTCTAAATCATATCTTAAACTTGGATATTTGCTCATTTAATTTCTGAGAACTATTCTTTGATTTCGCCATTTCTTCAGCAACTCCATTTGATTTTTCAGTTATAGCAACTATCTTATCGGCAATATTATATGTTCCTTCTGCCCCTTCATTGGAAGCTGCAGCCACCTGCTCTATTGTATTTACTACATTCTGAAGCGAAGCTAAAAGTTCCTCCGAAGTAGAACTAAAATCTAAAACTAAATTACTTACAAATTCAGCATCTTTGCTATATTTATCTGCAACATTTATCATAGAATTATAATCATCCTGCACATCTGCAGACATAAAATTCAATAGTTCATGTGAACTAGATGATAAATCATTTACTGATGATATTACTTTTTTAGTTACATTTTGTATTTCAATTATTGTATTTTCAGACTCTTCTGCAAGATTTTTTATTTGATCGGCAACAACTGCAAAACTGCGCCCTGCTTCTCCAGCTCTTGCAGCTTCAATAGATGCATTTAATGCTAACAGATTTGTTTGACCCAAAACTCCTTTAATTGTTTCAGATAATATATTAATTTCTTCAACCACCTTTGATTGTTTCATGGCAATTTTCAAGCTCTCATTTATTGTATTAAATATACCTAAACTTCTTTCTTGTGACTTTATAACACTATCTCTTGTGTCAATTGCTCTTTTATTTATCTCAGAAGCTTCCATTGCACCTTCTTCAGCTTTTTTAGCTATGGACTTAACAGCTCTTTCTATTTCATTAGCCGTTGAATTCATTTCCTGTGCAGATGCTGCTGTTTCTTCCATACCCGCAGATAATTCTTCTGTTGTAGCAGCCACCTCTTCTATGTTTCCATTTAAATTATTTATATCTTCTGAAACATTAATTACTACTGTTTCTATGGAATTAGATTCATCTTTTACCTTTCCAATCAACTGCTTTAAAGAATTTTGCATCAATTGTATCGTATTTGCAATTTCACCAATCTCATCTTTTCTATTTATAAATTGTTCCGATTCATTAGTTGTGAAATCACCTTCAGCTACTTTTTTCAAATGATTTACACCTAATATAAGAGGATATGATATAGACTTTGAAATAATAAATGTAAGAATTGTCCCAATACCTATTGCAATCAAAAAGATTATTAAAAATACCACTTTAGAAGTATCAAAATTTTTAGTATTCTGAATACTTAATTGCTCTGCCAAATTAGTATTATATATAGCAATTTCCTTTAACGCATCTTGAAATTGTTTTTCATTGCTATCAACAGTTTTAAGTTCATCCATTGCAGCTTTTTGATCACCTTGAACTGCTAATTTAATAGCAGAATCTCTTACGCTTGTATACTTTTCAAGGTTACTTTCAATAACCGGAATCCTATCTGTTTCATATTGATCATTAGCAACTTGCTTATATTTTTTCCAGTTTTCAGAAAAATTTTTTTGTCTTGTTTCAATATCCTTTACTGTCTCACTTTGTTTATTTTTATCTTCTGTATGCAATAATATATAATATAAATCTGCTTCTATAGCTCTAGCTTGATTTCTATTGTCATTTAACCATTGAACACTCAATAAAT
This genomic interval carries:
- a CDS encoding galactose ABC transporter substrate-binding protein, which produces MKKIIKTLIFIVITILFTGQLINVTQTSIYAEVPNSNTKTPVNIAVFLYDLNDKWINLVKQNLENIQKEHNSEVNFTFFDAKGNQLIQNQDIDNVLKQRFDALIINFADIRSDSISDIITRITKRNIPLIILGDPTESLLNLVKLNNKAIFISSDNEQCGNLQGQIIVNEWNHNKASIDKNNDNILQYIMLRGRNNNVAADIRTKYSISAINNAGIKTEKIETAYGGWDEETAKTAIESLFLTYNDKIEAIISNNDAMAIGAVKALQKYGFNNGNKEKTIPIVGADGIPEAIDLIKKGFMTGTTIQDPNATAKALYKVGLNLSLGKYALEDTDYKFDSTGITIRLPFAEYKP
- a CDS encoding CAP domain-containing protein, translated to MKKAFLKKIVTAVVVAATMTTLTPLGVSAASNTSTNSNYYNLISNTISKAGWTFNNGTWSYGDTTGNAKTGWVKDNGNWYYLDNNGAMQTGVINVNGKTYCLNNSGAMQTGKVIVNNATYKVSSNGQVIGTNAPTPDVIFDSNNTAVKVNNQTSTVTSGNKTIDSNNQTTTTSGSNSNTATTTSTGNVNTTTTANTTKNTTGTSTTSNTTSTKTTNTGTTNNANTDSTSVDVQGLPQLPKTYSISVQTSGEQQILDLMNQKRVEAGLKPLTLDNTLIKVARYKSDHMIQYNYFSHTTPEGTNWADWLKTLGYSYTTSGENIAYNTSDAVELFNQWWNSPGHKANMMNPSFTKVGIGVVYGNGKYMGTQDFSN
- a CDS encoding sigma-70 family RNA polymerase sigma factor, with the translated sequence MDYEYIEDLVSKAKTNDECSKEKLAQEFRPLIINICKRTFIHGYDKNDIQNECYKTLFKCLLMYNLQNHRFVSYATNAIKNNINDLIRKFKNRSSFEGQEVLCLSDNLEQNLVSNEENLEDILCNKCDYESLKLALSILNDEEKELIYFIFLKNNSAASYSSLKNIPYTTIIRRKKASLAKLNRYIAKCL
- a CDS encoding DUF5105 domain-containing protein; amino-acid sequence: MKNSKKILAVALVTVMSGTMLISCGKPKTSPEDTAKIYLDVVLKNDKTNMDKIGMTEDDYNTHANKEKDLLMGEFETSSANSNILTDEIKTNLENNISTGMSKLDYEVTPVSTDKDTAKVNVKINCFKFSKLVANEQQKITEEVTANPSMTENEIIQESLKIAGEEIAAGPEKDDTTTVEVNLTKKNNIWVPDDNFENDISKVAISMN
- the nudC gene encoding NAD(+) diphosphatase, which codes for MGDNLKIISNIFRKGNLNDLCFTFFKGNLLIKKKDDNITIPIFDDIKKLNIKYENEFFIGTIDKKSCFAVEAVGEVDLLGDFEIIPLYEFGSFVKEELFLAAGRATQILNWDKTHRFCGKCGSKTENKNDEIAKVCPNCNNVMYPVICPAIIVAVINGDKILLAHNKGFKNNKYSLIAGFVEAGEDLESAVKREVFEEVGIKIKNINYYTSSPWSFPNSLMIGFTAEYESGEIKVDGEEILHADWFTKDNFPNIPDKFTLARKIIDSFTDKQLEI
- a CDS encoding methyl-accepting chemotaxis protein, giving the protein MNNLKVKSKLILFSAISLFLTSIMSGVGYYYISKSNKDITALYKDNLLSVQWLNDNRNQARAIEADLYYILLHTEDKNKQSETVKDIETRQKNFSENWKKYKQVANDQYETDRIPVIESNLEKYTSVRDSAIKLAVQGDQKAAMDELKTVDSNEKQFQDALKEIAIYNTNLAEQLSIQNTKNFDTSKVVFLIIFLIAIGIGTILTFIISKSISYPLILGVNHLKKVAEGDFTTNESEQFINRKDEIGEIANTIQLMQNSLKQLIGKVKDESNSIETVVINVSEDINNLNGNIEEVAATTEELSAGMEETAASAQEMNSTANEIERAVKSIAKKAEEGAMEASEINKRAIDTRDSVIKSQERSLGIFNTINESLKIAMKQSKVVEEINILSETIKGVLGQTNLLALNASIEAARAGEAGRSFAVVADQIKNLAEESENTIIEIQNVTKKVISSVNDLSSSSHELLNFMSADVQDDYNSMINVADKYSKDAEFVSNLVLDFSSTSEELLASLQNVVNTIEQVAAASNEGAEGTYNIADKIVAITEKSNGVAEEMAKSKNSSQKLNEQISKFKI